The following are encoded together in the Humulus lupulus chromosome 5, drHumLupu1.1, whole genome shotgun sequence genome:
- the LOC133834489 gene encoding rust resistance kinase Lr10-like: MRCDPLDWPSPLSMVLGIMTYLLLELGLKFILGTPFVVAFLIYKWRRRHLSMYNSIEEFLHTQNNLIPIRYSFREIKKMTRNFKNKLGEGGYGSVFKGKLRSGRIVAVKILSKSKGNGEDFINEIATIGRIHHVNVVHLIGFCVHSSKHALVYDFMANGSLEKYIFSQGGVISLSCKQIFEISLGVARGIEYMHQGCYMQILHFDIKPHNILLDENFIPKVSDFGLARLCPLENNTMSLTAARGTLGYIAPELFYKNIGGVSNKADVYSFGMLLMEMAGKRKNIDALAENTSQIYFPSWAHDQLSQGKNVDVATTDTDGEISKIIKKMIIVALWCIQLKPSDRPTMNKVIELLEGEVECLQMPPKPFLCELEKPIEHVQETLYSVESTIPSLTLPR; this comes from the exons ATGCGATGTG ATCCGTTGGATTGGCCTTCACCATTAA GTATGGTATTGGGCATAATGACCTACTTACTACTTGAGCTGG GACTAAAATTTATATTGGGGACTCCATTTGTAGTTGCTTTTTTAATCTATAAATGGCGAAGGCGTCATTTATCAATGTATAATTCTATTGAGGAGTTTCTTCATACACAAAATAACCTCATTCCTATAAGATACTCATTCAGAGAGATAAAAAAGATGACCCGAAATTTCAAGAACAAATTAGGTGAAGGAGGTTATGGTTCTGTATTCAAAGGAAAGCTTCGTAGTGGTCGTATTGTTGCAGTTAAGATATTGAGTAAATCCAAAGGAAATGGGGAAGACTTTATCAATGAAATTGCTACAATTGGAAGAATTCATCATGTTAATGTTGTTCATTTGATAGGCTTTTGTGTCCACTCCTCAAAGCATGCTCTTGTGTATGATTTCATGGCTAATGGATCTttggaaaaatatatattttctcaagGAGGAGTTATCTCCTTAAGTTGCAAGCAAATTTTTGAAATTTCACTTGGCGTGGCACGTGGAATTGAGTACATGCACCAAGGATGTTACATGCAAATTTTACACTTTGATATTAAACCCCACAACATTCTCTTGGATGAAAATTTTATTCCAAAAGTTTCTGATTTTGGGTTAGCAAGATTGTGCCCATTAGAAAATAATACTATGTCCCTAACTGCAGCAAGAGGAACCTTAGGATACATAGCACCAGAgctattttacaaaaatattggAGGAGTTTCTAATAAAGCTGATGTGTATAGTTTTGGAATGTTACTGATGGAAATGGCaggtaaaagaaaaaatatagacGCACTTGCAGAAAATACTAGCCAGATTTACTTTCCTTCATGGGCACATGATCAATTAAGTCAAGGAAAAAATGTTGACGTAGCAACAACAGATACAGATGGggaaatttcaaaaattataaagaaGATGATTATAGTAGCATTATGGTGTATACAACTAAAGCCAAGTGATCGCCCTACAATGAACAAAGTCATAGAATTGCTTGAAGGAGAAGTTGAATGTCTACAAATGCCTCCTAAGCCTTTCCTATGTGAATTAGAGAAGCCGATTGAGCATGTCCAAGAAACATTGTATTCAGTTGAGTCAACAATACCATCATTAACACTCCCAAGATAA